ttatgccggtcccggcatacttatgccttatgggcagacttggcataagtatgccgggtccggcataactttggtaattccttcacaagtttatgcctgatccggcataaaagtttgcccattaaaagtatgcccccaccggatgAGGGTACTTAGGAAGAATTTCATTATCCTCCTTCCAATATTATTACAGAACTAAAAGGCTTCATGGTAAAAACTTTGTGCGTGGCCTCTTCCACTCATCGTCATGCAAATGTtgtcaacaattatcatagtgttaatactcatgaaaaattaggcttagatataatggaataaaatcacgacaactactcttttctaacactaccccataatatattaacaagagcagttataatatatccaatacaggaaatgtagcaaagaaagtctttaggccacattgacacaaaaaccacttgaattttaatagagcattttgatgtcactaaaaatctgtaaaaagttgacatgagatctcaaagttatgccggacccggcataaacttatgaaggaattaccaaagttatgccgaacctggcatacttatgccaagtctgcccataaggcatgagtatgccgggtccggcataactttggtaattccttcataagtttataccgggtccggcatacacgcgacccaaaccttgccttgcgattttcttttttaatttatgcttgagcgggggttcgaactcaaaaCCTTATGATTTCTGTGTGAACGCTCGGTGATTCAatgcgaagggaaaaaattaaagaccagcaatatgagggacaaaatttaaagaccacaaatataaagggggcaaaatttaaagaccaccccaaaagaagggcaatccgcgcaaaaaaatgaattacCTTCTTGGTTGTGGCTCTTCCGGGACTCTACATGAGCGTGTGATATTTTATCCACTGGGTTGGCTTTTTTATGAAGTTGAGAAATGAAAAACTagtagaaaaagaaaagaaaagaaaataaaagacgGCTTGATGGGGGTAAATAGAACACCCCAAAGCAAGCAAGAGAAGAAAAGAGAGAGCCCTAACACAATCACATAATAAATAAAACGCAAAAAGAAACCCCCTTAAAACCACCCAATATCTCCATGGCTTTGCGAGTTCATATTCTCTACCCAAATCGTGTCCCTTCACAATCCACAAACTCCAAAACCAATTGGATCCCTACCTTCAAGAATCAACCCAAGTTTCTAAAAGTATCATGCACCAACAACGACGACATGAGTGATTTAGAACTGGCTTTAGATTTTGCAACAGAGGTTGGAAAGATGAACACCCAGATTTTACTGAAACATGAAGCACTCAAGAAAAGTAAAGAGCTTTTGTTCGTTGACTTCTGCAACTACACGGGCTTCAAATCtgatgaaatgaagaagaaatggaaGAAATTTAGTGATGAGGAAAAATGGGTTATGATTAAAAGTTTTGTTTTAGAATGGAGTGCCCATTTTCATCCATTATCTGCTAGGTCTGTTAAAGAATTGGTTGATGAGTACTTGGTTGAAAACACTACTcactcctcttcttcttcttcttcttttttccctgCTCTCAAAAAATTGATGGGGTTTTCTCAGGATGATGATGAATAGAATGAGTTTCAGTTTTCTCTTATTGATTTTTAGCTATATTTTGATGTATTCTAAGAAAAATTTATACTTGGATATATTAGCCATtattcttcttttattttgttaatttagctaatttttaatGTATGGAATTTATTTCCTTCCCTCCCGAATACTTGTGATAGATGTTTAATACAACAAAATATCCAGTGTAATTCCATAATTGGGGCTCAGGAGAGTAGGGTGTATGCGGACCTTACCCTACTCGTGAAGGTAGAAAGAGTTAGTTTCTGATagattttaatttcaagaaaaacattTCAAagcagtttgaaaaaaaaaatgaaagaatgaATGAAGGAGACAGGCAAACAAGAAGGAAAGTGGGAGAAAAAGGGACAATTTGGAAAAATGCCAAAACATCTTATAGTATTTGTAAAACCATCTGGAACTTGAACTATACTCTTTAATATTGGGACATTAGAATGAAATATGATATGTGAGTTTGCAGAGCATAGCTGCTCCCCCCAGCTGGGATAAGAGAAGGGTTGCCTAAATATAATATAACTACTGTATGATGAATCTTGTAATTGGATACAAAGGTGAAAGGACTGTTATTCATGCTAATGAAAAAACTAAAGAATATTAGTGATGTAATTATTCTGCACTTTTGAGCTAATTGCCTACTTATTTTAGCCAGATTGAGACCTTCACCATTAGTAACTCATGGTTTAATTGCCTTAATCACAGGATTATTGTGTTTTATATTTCTAATACGTTTCTAGTAAAACAAATAAAAGAACgggaaagggccaaatatacccctgtgctattggaaaagggtcaaatatacccttcgttatactttgggtttaaATATCCCTACCGTTATAttttgggtctaaatatacccctcctccgttaaaATTGTCTAAGGTGGATACTAGATCTTATGTGGCACTAACAACCCACTAAGGTGGacaccacgtggcatgccacctcaccgcCCAACTCATTTGCCCCTCTTCCCCTTCTTCACCCACCACTACCATCTCCTCTCCCTTCACAACCATTGCCACCACCCAATTCATTTACTAATTCTATGTACATATGACGAGAGTAAATGTATCCACATATTTGCATCTACTCATCCATTAATTAACTCAAACACGAAAACGAAAATCAAGATCTTTCTGCAAAATTATCCAGACAAAATGTATTACAAGCAGTTCTTCCTAGCGTGCTTCCAAAATTTTCAATATCGTTTTGTATAATGTAAATTACATTTACTCCAACAATCTTCAAATTCATCAAAGACAAACTTTATGCTCAACAGTAACTCTAATCATAAAAGGGTCACCTAATTTAGTATTATTGTATCAATTAGATAAAGATCAATCAATCAGAAGGAACACTAAGAACCATAAAAGAGAGCGATAGAACTGCATTACAAAGGAACATCAAAATATGATCTAAAATTACAAACGAAACATTACCCATGAAACAAAATCAGATAAGCTaaaaaaaccaacaaaaaaaaaaagcagaaaaAGGAGTTAGTTGTACATAGAATTAGTAAGCGAGTTGGGTGGTGAGGTGGTGCTAATGATGGCAGTGATGAAAAAGGAGTTATTTGTACATAGAATTAGTAAGCGAGTTGGGTGATGAGGTGGTGCTAATGATGGCAGTGATTGTAGAGGTAGAGGAGATGGTAGTGGCGGGTAGAAGGGGAAGAGAGAGGCAAATGAGTTGGGTGATGAGATGGCATGCCACGTGGTGTCCACCTCAGTGAGTTGTCAATGCCACGTCAGATCTAGTGTCTACTTCggacaattttaacggaggaGGTTTacatttgaacccaaagtataacagtaggggtatatttaaacccaaagtataacaaagggtatatttaacccttttccaatagtacaagggtatatttggcccttttccgataaaAGAATGAGACAACTGGAAAGGGGAAGAAAGTAGAAATAAAAAGGAAGCAGCAGACAAAAAAAAGCAGAGAAGTAAAGCGAGAAGCTTCACAAAGCCCTCATGAACTTGATATAAGAATACTCCTCTGGATCCAACAAATAGCTATATACTCTTTCTGTAACATATATGTGTAACAAATACAATTGTGACCGACAAATTCTCCCGCAATCTGAGGGAATCCCTCCCGTAATCGCTACCTATGGCCTAAAAAAATGTCATCGTGTCCTGGGTGCTCTAATTTGATACAGTTAAAACTAGCCAGCCGCCAGAAACATGGTGATTATTCCTGATTGAACTTCGCTGAAAGTAATTGGCCTCTTCGTggggaaaaaataattaaaaaaatattgaatGTCAAAAGAACCTTAAGAAGAGAGCTTTTGATTCTGTTCTATCTTGGCTCGTATCTTCTCTTCCAATACAGAAATCTCTGTATCAAGACTAAATATTCTGTTAAGCGCATGCATATTTTCAAGTATCTCACTCAAAGTCCGGTTTTCAGTTCCATCACATTTCAGATGCTGCATTGGTCCATGTAGCAGCTTGTTCACTATTCCTAGACTGAGATCATAGATAGCCTTCTTCTTGTTTTGGGGGAGATCATCACCCATCTTAGACAAACACTTGTCAATCTCAGCAGCCCTAATTCTTTCGGCATATGCCCTGAGCTTTTTGATAGTTGGAACGGTCTCAAGGGAGTTTTTATGTGCTTCAAATTGTTTCACTTCTTCAGCAATGATGACTTCAGCTTCCATTTTCTTCCGCAACCGATCCTCCTTATTAGCTTCCACAACCTCTTTAAGATCGTCCACATTGTAAATACATGCACCTTCAAGTTCTGAGACACTAGGCTCCACATTCCGAGGAACAGAAATATCAATAAATAGCCTCCGACCACCGTCTTCAGAGTTCACTGAAGGGAGAGCTTGAACACTCTCCTTTATGAATAAAGGAGCTTCCGAAGCAGTGCAAGTGAATATTACATCAGCCTGAGCAGCACATGCTAACATTTCTGAGAAAGGTTTGTATATTATATCAGCATCCTTCAACTCCTCACGGATGGCAGCCACTCTTTCCTCGGTCCTGTTAACTACAACCATCTTTTTAAACCCTTTAGCAACCAAATGTTTGATCACAAGCTTTCCCATCTTGCCAGCTCCAACAATTAACACGTGGGCCATAGAAGAAGAATACTCTGGAAGTTTCAGCAGAGCAAGCTCCACTGCAGCTGAACTGACTGAAACTGATCCGCTGGAGATATTGGTCTCAGTTCTAACCCTCTTACCAGCTGTGATTGCATGCTTAAATAGTTCACTTATTTTCCTGCCAAAGCCAGGGACACCTTGTGAATTCTTAACAACCTGCTTAACCTGTGCAAGAATTTGACCTTCTCCCAGGACTAGGGAATCTAGTCCAGCAGCTACTTCAAATAGGTGTTGTGTCGCATCTTGATTGTATAGCAAAAAACGGTGTTGGCAGAGCTCTGTAACTGGAACTCCACTATACTGCCAAACAAAGATATTTGAGTCACAAGATTTGCTCCATGAAGTAAACAAAAAGTGAGCATTAAAGTAAAGACTTTTGTGAGCAGTGAAGCCAAAGCTCAGTAAACTAAATGCAATTCCTTCGGAAATGTAAAAATACAGTGTATAAATGACATAGCAAGTAAAATCTTTTGTTTATTGTTAAGTGTATCTTTCATGATGGAAATATACAAGGTAATTTCTACACATTTGAAACCAGCATGAATTTGTTCCAAACTTACTGCAAGCTACACATGGCAGATGATGCAGCTTTAGAGTTGAATGCGGTTTTATATGAGAGTGTTGCTAGTTTATCACATGGGTTTAAGATGTGAGTCAACAAAAAGAAAACATTATGCAGATAAACGATGTTTGAAGAAAAATTTACCTTAGACATCCACTCGGTCACTTCTTTAATTCCACGATTTTGGGCGAGCGCCGAAACATATATTTCAATTCTGTTACAAGTACTCAATACAGCAGCTTCCTCTATATGATTCAAGGAACATAGTTCACGAATTGCTTGAGCCCATTGTGCTTCTGGGATAGAAAGTTTCTCTCGCATTTCAACTGGTGTCGTGTGAATGTTAAGTCCAATAACCATGATGCTGCTACTCATCTTTGAATATCCTGGAAAGAAAAAGTTCCCAATGTAATGTTAGACTAAAATTCTAACCTTCTTTATCATCCATCTTAAGTAAACTTAAACTCTTCATCACCATATATCAATCTATGACCTACACCTCAATCCCCAATTAGCTGGGTCACTAATTGAATCACAGAACTCTAGCTAAAATACCAAAACTTCAAGTAAAATTAGAAACCTCAATACCAGAGATTCTAGTTGAATCAAAGACACAAATTTAGCTGGGGTCAAATACCAAAACTCAATCCTTAATTAGCTGGGGTCAATAATTATAGTCCCTCCCTCCCAAATTAGTTGTCATGTTTCGTttttgagagtcaatttgactaatatTCGAAGCTAAATTAGATAAGATCAATTCAATACATTATAACCAAAATTTGCATACTCAAAAACTATACGAAAAGTACTGCAAGTTACAACCTTTCTCGTATCAATctgatgaaagaaaaaaaaaatacattttcaaacattGGTCAAATTTTACATAACTCAGACTCTTGAAAAGTGAAACATGACAACTAATTTGCGAGTAGTTGAAAGTCACAGATTCAAAATCAGAAAAACAAATAAAACATCATAGAACTTCacgaaaataaaaagaaaaaaagagacttACGATCAGCAGCAGATGTTTTGAGAAGCTCCAAAGCAGAAAGACTCGATCTTTTAAATCCCTTCTCACCATTATTAACAACCGAGTTACTCACAACCTCACATCTAGGCCTCAAAGAATGCGATTTCGTCCAATAAACCAAGGGCTTAATTCTTGTTCCACTCCCAAAAAATCTAACTTGATGACGAAAACAATCCACAGAAGAAGGAGTAGACGTAGAACTTAAGTTATCACAATTGAAACTGCCACCTGTCTCTGAAACCGCAAAAGAGGTCGCAAAGCCACTCGCTACCGCCATTGAAAACGCAATTTGAGAGAGCTTTGAAACGCAGATTTGGAGCAGGTGACAGAGAAGGGAGAATGGGTTTGGTATATTAAATTTGTTGAATGGTGTGCTGATATATAATTGGGTATTTGGTGGCAATTTTTATTTGACCGAATCGATGATAATGGTGGAAATCTAAGAGACACTGGTTGGGGATTATTGACTTGTGCGTCACCTATTTATAACTTGGGGTTTTTGATTTTTTTCCATTTAAGTGTTGGTTCCACACTCCTAAATTTATTAGGATTAGGAATTGGTCAAATTAGTAATTAAATAAGGAAAAACTAAATAAATTACTATAAAACTTATAAAAAATAAACATACATGTAGTAACTCAGAGAAGGAATGGATGggtttggtataaaaaaaaaaaagattggttGAGTGGTGGGCTGCTATAATTAGCAAATTTTTGACCGAATGGATGATTGTGGTAGATCTGTATAGTGGTTGGAGATTATTGACTTTTCAGGCTTTAATTTATAATGTGGGGATTTTCGATTATTCCAAATGCGCGTTGGTTCCACACTCCAAAATCTAGTAGGATTAGGAATTGTTCCAAACGTGAGAATGCGGCTCCATTTCGGAATGTGCTAATATGTGAACGTGTGTACCTTTTTTGACTTTGATTTGGAATTGGTAATTTGGTATCATACCGGATTAGATTTCAAAGTAAGTAATTTAGAGTTATAATTTAAGTATTTAAGAGTTGTAACTCATGTTATTCTCTTTTTTGTTCATTATTTAGGTATTTGTTCACAGCCAATAATTACTAAACTATTGTCTCAATTGTCTTTTTATAAATCACTttttgaggtatgagtttctttTTCCTCTTTGAGGCATGAGTTGATAAATGATGATCATGACTTCAACGATTTGAATTTGAACAAAGAATTAGCAAATCCATTTCAAGGCTTTAAAAGGATGTTAAATAGAAACCTTTTTATTGAATTATCCGATCCAATTCATTTAGATTTTCGTTGTAGAAAGCCCTTTATAGGGATTTAATGCTCTACCAAAGAGAAAATTATTTTCAAAACTCTAACTCAAAACATTTATCGTTACACCTTGCCTTTTGAacgtttaaataaaaaaaaattatgccaTCACGACTTTTGACATATCCGTTTACGCAATATATAAATTGCTTCATTAAAAAACAATTTTAGAATAAATAAATAGATTCACATAATACATAGTATGTACGTTTGGCACAATAATTAACATAGATTCTCATTTTCTTAACCTTTCTTAACTCCTTTTTATCTAGACTTGTAATTTGTTATGGTGATCCGATCCTAAAGTCAAAAGGATAACTTTTCAACGTCTAAGGCCATAAATTTTGACAATATGAGGCATTGTACTTCTTCGAGATAAAAGAGCTTTATTATATTACtactaattttttttctaaacaaCCAATTGCAGAAAGTCATCTAGAAATTAAAAGAGCACATTATCTCTGATCTTTCTAGAACTTGTTACTCTACACCCTACAGATGTGAAGATAATCTGGAAATTCTTAAGTTCGGATCCACGTTCCATCATCAGATGATTGCATGTGTTTAGCGTAAAATTCGTTAGTAGAATACTCagttgaatttatttgaaagagaTCTATAGCAAACATAATAATATAAATTCCTTGATTATATAATACAAGTGATAATAAGCAAAATATtaaatgaaataatagataatAAACGAAGAACTGAAtagcaaaagaaaaaaattcttattCGATTTCCTGGGATCAGTGACGAAGATTGTTGAAGTGTTTAGCAATTAATTGCATGTTACAGAGTAGAGCAGTGAGCTTTTCAGTACTACAGGCGAAAAATTAGACGGGATACATTCAGGGATAATAGGGGTCTAGTACATTAACTTACTTTCCTAACCCTAAGCCTAATTTAGTAGTGACTTCTCCGAATATCGTGGACTTGAAATGTGATCCCCAAAATCTCAAAATGTCCCTGTTACGCGCGTTATTCTTTTACCAAAGATTGGACCCTTCCGGACGAATCTCGTGAGCCTTTACTGACCTAGAGGTGGAAGGGCATGTTCGGTTGCAAACTTTGGAACAACCAATGTAAGCTCCAAGTGAAgagtgtttgaattgtcaacgcATCTTATCCTTTTTTTCGTCTGTCACGTGTTTAGTCAAAAAGTTCTTGCCCTCGACACATTTTTACCAATACAGTGTGTGGAATTTTTTCTAGTTAGAAGTATTTGCTTTGATTATCTCCTCTTAGTTGcacatctatatatattatataaagcTAGACAAAAGAAGAGTGATGTGGCACCTTTTTTGGCCAATGAttccatttatcttttttcttaaatttttgaatttttccctctttttggtctaaaaaatctgttaaaaaaaataaaatacctTATTAATCTTACtcatcataattacacaatttatTGAATACTCTTAaacatattttattttatcagCTATAACCTTTCACGAATGCACTACAACAACAGACTAAATCGGATATTGTTGATAGGTGAAGATCAATTTTATATTACATATGATAAGAATAAATATCTTTTTAATTCTGAACATGTAACGGTTTCTCATATAATTAGTGTATTAGTATAAAAATGAATTTCTTAATTGTGAAACATGCAATTGCTCTCTCACTTTCGGTTCATCAGCATTCCTCCATtttgagttgaataaaaatggAATCTTTAGGTGGTGAAGTATCGGTACGGAAGAAGAAGAAGGCAATGTCATATCCAAAGCCTACTGAGAGATGGGTCATTCCTCttcttagagcccgtttgaattggcttataagttgcttataagctgttttcagtttttttgagtgtttggctgaccagcttaaagtcattttatgcttaaaataagctcaaaaaaataattagatccatttgacttagcttatctaaagcagcttataagctgaaaacagcttataagccaaaaaaaaaataagttaaactaccctaacttattttttttagcttataagctgcaaacagcttataggcattagcccatccaaacaggctcttactcTAATGACTTTAATTTGAATATGTTTTCGGGTTAAGTTTGAGTACATTTtccatgagttttttttttttttttgggttataaTTTTTCAGTTCATTTATACTTCTTTTTTGCCTCTATATTTGCTTATGGAAAAATATTGCTTGAAACTGTATTTTTCTATATCAGAAGTGTAATTTATGCTTTAGCTATTTCATGACTATATAATATTCTCGATTCAACGGTTTGTTCTTTTTCATGTGTTTGCCGCTCATATTCAATCATTCTCTTAGATTGTTGATTTTGTTAGTTAACTTAAGGTCATGTTGTAGCcttttttggaatttcttgaattATTGATTTCTTTTAAATGGTAAGTTTGATGAATTTGTAGATAAAACTTAAATACGCTTcactgataatatatatatatacattacacGTAAGTGTGCAATGTTAAATAAACCAAGTACATATGTTATTTTTAAGTGTTTTCTCATAAAAAGAGGCATAGTATATTAATTCATTATTAGCTCGAtgaatattttataaattaacTGAACCTTTTTAAgatcgcgcgaagcgcggacagaTTTACTAGTAACAaataaaagtaaacaaatattaATTCACCATAGAAATACAAAGGGACCAACAAGGGCTGTCGTGAGATGGATAAAATTCCTCCACCCTTAATTAAAGGTCTCGGGTTCAAGCCTTAGATATGAAAAAAACCTTGTTAGGGAGCATTCCCGTTAAACGGACTCTATGCAACAAATTAATAGGGGCTTCAATAAAAAATACCGGATGGAAAACCAAAAAGAAATACAAGGGATTAACCCTCATACTTCCATAAAAGTGGTATCAATTAGGTCTAAATAAATTTTCCATATTCTCTTACTCCTTTATAGGCAGATTTGACTTTTTAGTCACGTGGTTTATAaaagatttattttatttttagtgtaCCCAAAAAAACAAGGTTAAATGTTACTATTACCTTATGTAATTCTCATTTCTCAATAGTGTTTGTCCTGATAATCAAAATGCTCTTAGTTTACCTTATATGTATGTACTCGCTACAAAATTACTTGTTACTTCTTTAACATCAAAGTAGTAATCAAATTCAATATTGTCCATGTCGCgtaataaaattattattatcGATGTGATTCAAGTTCAGTCATATAAAAGAGAATACGGAAGAATAATTATTCGAATTAATCGGGTCTAAAGCTAATATTGAACAACCTTATGAGAAACCAAACCCAAAATCATGTGGAGTTGTGGACGGCACCGTCTTGCAACTTCGAAAGATATGATGTTAAACAAGGAAAGGAAGTTGAAAAAAATAGCAAGAAAAGATTTGACAATTTACTGGTGTCTTTTCTTGCTGAGTGGGCGACAAACTAGAGGTTTTTAGCCACATGtgcaaatctatatataatataaagctaggcatacacaatcctatgtggcacctctctatgacctccattggcatttatcttttttctcctttttttgactttttcactcatttcttttacttatttaattttaaaaaatcatcTCCATAACTTATACCTCTTAATTGCTCCATTAGTAATACTAATAGAGCCACATAACAAATTGCAATAACACCCAAATTAATGTTTGTGAGCAGCCCACGTAGCAGCACAACATAAATATAGAGCATCCATCACTATTCCCCCATCTTTTCCTATTctattgtgtgtgtatatatatattcctattctattgtgtgtgtatatatatatatattcctatgtggcacctctctatggccaaggATCCCATTTaccttttttctcatttttttggaattttttccTCCTCCATCCTATTAGTTTAGCTTatattaaatttttaaaaaaaaatcaaaagtctCTTTCCTTcataattatttttattaaattgaGAAATTAATACGTATTAATGACTATGTTTTTCATCTTCTCCTGTATTCTACGGATTTTGGCCATTTTTACCATTCATGTGTCAACCATTTTAATCTCCAATTAAATTGAGCAATTAACACATATTAATGGGTTAGTTCTTTTCCACAGAAAAAAAGGTTACGTTTTTTTGGTCTTCTTTCGCTATTTGTATGGGCATAAAGAACAAGGCTACATATATTCTTTACAATCATCTTTTGGCGGAAGGCAGCAATATGAAAGAGGGTTTTGGTTTTTTCCTGTTTTCTTGGTCATCAAAGCAAAAAGTTTGGTAATTCTCCACAATTGTGGATTTTGTTTAATGAAATCTTAAAgctgtatctttttttttttttttttttttttttttttttgttgttgttgttgctgctaggTTTCTTGACCACACAAGAgggatataaaaaaaaatgcaaagcACGATCGGGATATGCTAGTGGTACTTCTAGCAAATTTGGAGTTATATTGGCGGAGAAAACATTCTGTCGAGTTTTGATTGTTTTATCTTCTCTTGCACAGTTGCAGTTGATAGAAAAGATCGCAGCAGTAAGTATAAACGATTACCATTTGTCATTTTTGCTAATTGTTTGTAGCACAAATAGAAAATAAAGCTATTAAGTTGTATGCTGAATTGACAAGAATTTCTTTATCCCCTCTTACACTCCAATACTGAACTATCAACACTATCATTTGCTTCCATCAGAGATATATTTCAATTGTGTCCCTTCAAATTCATCATTAGGCTACATTAGATAAGTTTTTAAATCTGTATTATATGTTTATAAATGTATAACCTATGTTTTGTTGATTATTTTAGTATTAATTATTCTTATTGATACCATGTGCGTATGTCCCTTTCAGTAGCAAAATTTCAGCTGTTTTACCATTTGTGTCGCAAGCGCATTAGGAGGTGGGCTTCCAAATAATTTTTGTTGCTAAGTTCGTAATTCATTTGTATGAGAAAAtttatcttttcaacatacaataaataataatatattaTACATTACACATATCTGCTATTACATGCCAAATTTATAAATTAACCCAATTATATTTTGAAGCCTTTTCTTTTTCATAAAAAATGAGGAATAGTATCTAAATTATTAACTTGCTGAATTTAGAAAGGTGACGTGACACATTTCTTAAATCAGAAAACACAATTATCATTTTTTCTCTTCTTATTTTTTAACACTCAAAAGTCTTTAAATATTTTGCTTCTTTTCCCCTTCTTCCTCAATCAATGTGACTAACGTTTTAAACTTTCTAATAAAAGCAACATATTTTTCCTCTTCCTCTTTTCTCATTTGTTTTTGTATTTCTTACTCAATGTTCTAACATCCCTTTAATGCTTTTATGTGTTTCAATATCATATGGATGGAATTTAAAGAAAGCCTACTATATAAGTCATTCAACAAGGATTAAGCCAATCAAACAAATTCCCCTACAAAAACAAATGGCACCACGCCCAAATATTGAGAAATATTGATCTCTTC
The sequence above is a segment of the Lycium barbarum isolate Lr01 chromosome 6, ASM1917538v2, whole genome shotgun sequence genome. Coding sequences within it:
- the LOC132598881 gene encoding glutamyl-tRNA reductase 1, chloroplastic-like, which encodes MAVASGFATSFAVSETGGSFNCDNLSSTSTPSSVDCFRHQVRFFGSGTRIKPLVYWTKSHSLRPRCEVVSNSVVNNGEKGFKRSSLSALELLKTSAADRYSKMSSSIMVIGLNIHTTPVEMREKLSIPEAQWAQAIRELCSLNHIEEAAVLSTCNRIEIYVSALAQNRGIKEVTEWMSKYSGVPVTELCQHRFLLYNQDATQHLFEVAAGLDSLVLGEGQILAQVKQVVKNSQGVPGFGRKISELFKHAITAGKRVRTETNISSGSVSVSSAAVELALLKLPEYSSSMAHVLIVGAGKMGKLVIKHLVAKGFKKMVVVNRTEERVAAIREELKDADIIYKPFSEMLACAAQADVIFTCTASEAPLFIKESVQALPSVNSEDGGRRLFIDISVPRNVEPSVSELEGACIYNVDDLKEVVEANKEDRLRKKMEAEVIIAEEVKQFEAHKNSLETVPTIKKLRAYAERIRAAEIDKCLSKMGDDLPQNKKKAIYDLSLGIVNKLLHGPMQHLKCDGTENRTLSEILENMHALNRIFSLDTEISVLEEKIRAKIEQNQKLSS
- the LOC132600196 gene encoding uncharacterized protein LOC132600196, with protein sequence MALRVHILYPNRVPSQSTNSKTNWIPTFKNQPKFLKVSCTNNDDMSDLELALDFATEVGKMNTQILLKHEALKKSKELLFVDFCNYTGFKSDEMKKKWKKFSDEEKWVMIKSFVLEWSAHFHPLSARSVKELVDEYLVENTTHSSSSSSSFFPALKKLMGFSQDDDE